In Chanodichthys erythropterus isolate Z2021 chromosome 9, ASM2448905v1, whole genome shotgun sequence, a genomic segment contains:
- the LOC137026904 gene encoding DNA damage-regulated autophagy modulator protein 2, which yields MWWFQRGLCALPVALVIWSSATFLISYATAVVLGHADLLLPYISDTGTEVPERCVFGFMLSISAFLGLGTMYVRYKQVQALISASESGLQLLNFTGLLMGIFSTVGMCVVANFQKTDMMSIHLLGAGLSFGPGTLYILVQTGMSYRMQPRFHGRDILWARMAVGTWTLVSIITLFISSVLMYDDLPGVDVANKLHWRPGERGFVPHQVSAAAEWSLAFSFICFFLTYIRDFQKITLWVQPVLQSNHLYDYSRYEDREHMQHGERSPLLAGTI from the exons ATGTGGTGGTTTCAGCGGGGGCTGTGTGCTCTCCCGGTGGCTCTGGTTATCTGGTCATCTGCTACGTTCCTCATCTCTTATGCCACAGCGGTCGTGTTGGGCCATGCCGACCTGCTTCTTCCATACATAAG TGACACGGGCACTGAGGTTCCTGAACGCTGTGTGTTTGGCTTCATGCTGTCAATCTCAGCTTTCTTAG GGTTAGGCACCATGTATGTTCGATATAAACAAGTTCAAGCTTTGATTTCTGCATCTGAGTCGGGCTTACAGCTGCTGAACTTCACAGGCCTCCTGATGGGCATCTTCAGCACTGTAGGGATGTGCGTTGTGGCCAACTTCCAG AAAACGGATATGATGTCCATCCACCTTTTGGGGGCAGGGCTGTCCTTCGGCCCTGGGACTTTGTATATCCTGGTTCAGACCGGCATGTCATACCGCATGCAGCCGCGTTTCCACGGCAGAGATATTCTATGGGCACGTATGGCTGTGGGAACATGGACGCTCGTTAGCATAATTACAC TTTTCATATCCTCTGTGTTAATGTATGATGACCTGCCTGGTGTGGATGTCGCTAATAAGTTACATTGGCGGCCAGGAGAGAGA GGTTTTGTACCGCATCAGGTCAGTGCTGCAGCCGAGTGGTCTCTGGCATTCTCCTTCATCTGCTTTTTCCTCACATACATACGTGATTTCCAG AAAATCACTCTGTGGGTTCAGCCTGTACTTCAGAGTAACCATCTCTACGATTATTCTCGCTATGAAGACAGAGAGCACATGCAGCATGGAGAGCGCTCTCCTCTACTGGCTGGCACCATTTGA
- the dennd2da gene encoding DENN/MADD domain containing 2Da isoform X1: protein MTSSRRTWMFSSMRSTNRPPLDERENPFRRRLFSSFRGDRREQRSQGLEDGVSDIDKRRSFSDGGLETNKGVFLPGEDQSDMGAMKRFSTLFSSFRGKINKDRTGKEPDLPASTELSPVEEKAKEQRYASGQFFFEYLVVVRPKKNKDGIYEPQIIYQFPKKDGMVRFQKEEEEKTLKALTLFCFPEGVNWAPLTECPSETFSFVLTDVDGSRKNGYCRRLLPDGKGARLPEAYCIISNVACFGLFSKIFDEVEQRRKISMAMIYPFMQSLREAAFPAPGHTVNIKSFIPDRGTEIISLTRPTDSWLEHVDFRTLFTCLSDDEVLKVFAAIVLERRIIFIAEELGTLSQVIHAVAVLLYPFIWQHTLISIVPEILIDVIMAPTPYLLGVQKRLADQVIDQTELLVVDLSEDRKETFIKCMGDEDTILPHKLKEEIKQALSAKNEKSSLEDLNRVVPEAFLPFFIKTVGHFSKHIVRNGQDKRGEFQQTNFCKAIESKNMRRFVKKFVQTQMFDLFIQEMEQRPASQDGTGFFDRKIAEYQKKMKEKAKKH from the exons ATGACATCGTCCAGGAGAACATGGATGTTCTCCTCAATGCGTTCTACGA ATAGACCGCCATTGGATGAAAGGGAAAATCCTTTCAGGAGGAGAttattttcttctttcagaGGTGATCGACGTGAAC AAAGATCTCAAGGACTAGAAGACGGTGTCTCTGACATAGATAAGAGGCGAAGTTTCTCAGATGGAGGGCTTGAGACCAACAAAG GTGTCTTTCTTCCAGGTGAAGATCAATCAGACATGGGAGCCATGAAGAGGTTCAGTACCTTATTTTCGTCCTTCCGTGGGAAAATCAACAAAGACA gaACTGGCAAGGAACCAGATCTACCTGCTAGCACAGAGCTCTCTCCCGTGGAAGAAAAGGCAAAGGAGCAGCGCTATGCTAGCGGGCAATTTTTCTTTGAATATCTGGTGGTGGTTCGGCCTAAGAAGAACAAAGATGGGATATATGAGCCACAGATCATCTATCAGTTCCCTAAG AAGGATGGAATGGTGCGATTTCAgaaggaggaggaagagaagaCGTTAAAGGCGCTCACACTCTTTTGCTTTCCGGAGGGTGTTAACTGGGCGCCCTTAACAGAATGTCCCAG TGAAACATTCTCTTTCGTGCTTACAGATGTTGATGGGTCGAGGAAGAATGGATACTGTAGGAGGCTGCTG CCTGATGGGAAGGGTGCTCGTCTGCCTGAGGCCTACTGTATCATCAGTAATGTAGCCTGTTTTGGACTCTTTTCCAAG ATCTTTGATGAGGTGGAGCAACGCAGAAAGATCTCCATGGCGATGATTTACCCATTTATGCAGAGCCTGAGGGAGGCGGCTTTTCCTGCCCCTGGACACACTGTTAATATCAAAAGCTTTATTCCAGATAGAGGCACTGAG ATCATCAGTTTGACTCGTCCGACAGACTCCTGGCTGGAGCATGTGGATTTCCGCACGTTGTTCACATGCCTGTCAGATGATGAGGTGCTCAAGGTCTTTGCAGCTATTGTACTTGAGCGGAGGATCATCTTCATCGCTGAGGAGCTTGG GACATTGTCTCAGGTCATCCACGCAGTAGCTGTTCTTCTGTATCCATTCATCTGGCAGCACACGCTCATTTCCATCGTTCCCGAGATCCTAATCGACGTCATCATGGCCCCCACACCATATCTGCTGGGTGTCCAGAAACGCCTCGCAGATCAGGTCATTGACCAGACTGAG CTGCTGGTTGTTGACTTGTCAGAAGACAGGAAGGAGACGTTTATCAAGTGT ATGGGAGATGAGGACACAATATTACCTCACAAACTCAAAGAGGAAATCAAGCAGGCCCTCAGTGCCAAAAATGAGAAATCAA GTCTTGAGGATTTAAACCGGGTGGTCCCAGAAGCTTTCCTGCCGTTCTTTATCAAGACTGTCGGCCACTTCTCCAAACACATCGTGCGGAATGGCCAAGACAAGCGGGGCGAGTTCCAGCAAACAAATTTCTGTAAAGCTATAGAATCCAAGAACATGAGACGATTTGTAAAAAAGTTTGTACAGACGCAGATGTTCGACCTCTTCATTCAGGAAATGGAACAGAGACCCGCCTCTCAGGACGGCACAG GGTTTTTTGACAGAAAGATTGCTGAATACCAGAAAAAGATGAAAGAGAAAGCCAAGAAACACTAG
- the dennd2da gene encoding DENN/MADD domain containing 2Da isoform X2, with protein MNGITVSNVKRRGTKCKHRSVFLPGEDQSDMGAMKRFSTLFSSFRGKINKDRTGKEPDLPASTELSPVEEKAKEQRYASGQFFFEYLVVVRPKKNKDGIYEPQIIYQFPKKDGMVRFQKEEEEKTLKALTLFCFPEGVNWAPLTECPSETFSFVLTDVDGSRKNGYCRRLLPDGKGARLPEAYCIISNVACFGLFSKIFDEVEQRRKISMAMIYPFMQSLREAAFPAPGHTVNIKSFIPDRGTEIISLTRPTDSWLEHVDFRTLFTCLSDDEVLKVFAAIVLERRIIFIAEELGTLSQVIHAVAVLLYPFIWQHTLISIVPEILIDVIMAPTPYLLGVQKRLADQVIDQTELLVVDLSEDRKETFIKCMGDEDTILPHKLKEEIKQALSAKNEKSSLEDLNRVVPEAFLPFFIKTVGHFSKHIVRNGQDKRGEFQQTNFCKAIESKNMRRFVKKFVQTQMFDLFIQEMEQRPASQDGTGFFDRKIAEYQKKMKEKAKKH; from the exons ATGAACGGAATTACTGTATCTAATGTCAAAAGAAGAGGAACGAAGTGTAAACACCGGA GTGTCTTTCTTCCAGGTGAAGATCAATCAGACATGGGAGCCATGAAGAGGTTCAGTACCTTATTTTCGTCCTTCCGTGGGAAAATCAACAAAGACA gaACTGGCAAGGAACCAGATCTACCTGCTAGCACAGAGCTCTCTCCCGTGGAAGAAAAGGCAAAGGAGCAGCGCTATGCTAGCGGGCAATTTTTCTTTGAATATCTGGTGGTGGTTCGGCCTAAGAAGAACAAAGATGGGATATATGAGCCACAGATCATCTATCAGTTCCCTAAG AAGGATGGAATGGTGCGATTTCAgaaggaggaggaagagaagaCGTTAAAGGCGCTCACACTCTTTTGCTTTCCGGAGGGTGTTAACTGGGCGCCCTTAACAGAATGTCCCAG TGAAACATTCTCTTTCGTGCTTACAGATGTTGATGGGTCGAGGAAGAATGGATACTGTAGGAGGCTGCTG CCTGATGGGAAGGGTGCTCGTCTGCCTGAGGCCTACTGTATCATCAGTAATGTAGCCTGTTTTGGACTCTTTTCCAAG ATCTTTGATGAGGTGGAGCAACGCAGAAAGATCTCCATGGCGATGATTTACCCATTTATGCAGAGCCTGAGGGAGGCGGCTTTTCCTGCCCCTGGACACACTGTTAATATCAAAAGCTTTATTCCAGATAGAGGCACTGAG ATCATCAGTTTGACTCGTCCGACAGACTCCTGGCTGGAGCATGTGGATTTCCGCACGTTGTTCACATGCCTGTCAGATGATGAGGTGCTCAAGGTCTTTGCAGCTATTGTACTTGAGCGGAGGATCATCTTCATCGCTGAGGAGCTTGG GACATTGTCTCAGGTCATCCACGCAGTAGCTGTTCTTCTGTATCCATTCATCTGGCAGCACACGCTCATTTCCATCGTTCCCGAGATCCTAATCGACGTCATCATGGCCCCCACACCATATCTGCTGGGTGTCCAGAAACGCCTCGCAGATCAGGTCATTGACCAGACTGAG CTGCTGGTTGTTGACTTGTCAGAAGACAGGAAGGAGACGTTTATCAAGTGT ATGGGAGATGAGGACACAATATTACCTCACAAACTCAAAGAGGAAATCAAGCAGGCCCTCAGTGCCAAAAATGAGAAATCAA GTCTTGAGGATTTAAACCGGGTGGTCCCAGAAGCTTTCCTGCCGTTCTTTATCAAGACTGTCGGCCACTTCTCCAAACACATCGTGCGGAATGGCCAAGACAAGCGGGGCGAGTTCCAGCAAACAAATTTCTGTAAAGCTATAGAATCCAAGAACATGAGACGATTTGTAAAAAAGTTTGTACAGACGCAGATGTTCGACCTCTTCATTCAGGAAATGGAACAGAGACCCGCCTCTCAGGACGGCACAG GGTTTTTTGACAGAAAGATTGCTGAATACCAGAAAAAGATGAAAGAGAAAGCCAAGAAACACTAG
- the spag17 gene encoding sperm-associated antigen 17 codes for MPPKRNKSITPGVTPTGAAAANKSWETALSAAVFDENDWRASLSMVQAERAEDEQLINALQQAVQQPLRKLFSVLSWEDTLEKINELGNPKTRKTKDLPMFYEVTELAKSMMDVGEEITVDLMAKLIKFQLLTIKNNDIARRAAEQKAVEENAQVKAGLNSASKDQGGKGAAKGKKAAELPVPTKETKLKRRGEEENTSKYIDDEPDDGPKHYILIVGFYQPHLISALDSLGIHVSNVIKLDLEREEQSEAEEETAVEENHHSPEDQDAEALKQRRQQELDVFWEQLDQVLNSGNMGSRLCDVAKLNYSVKSHLLPQDKDNAEEMLVFGAAIFEGVACLVYDSLDWRRQYSRYLSFMRLIQVPVTCRSIPQPRPQSSTEVVQTPRKKVVSEEDPGTRQEPESPVQNTEVDMRFYCDLLDRIPTEITSVPLVLHCMLEQVVASEQEVNAGSVDSEELFDRTDQDLISYMLSSVLSLPQDEENKKELKEDIGMQKSPMNTDQTHPLLLNHHDERARRLHQLPILEGFDVVKIEADIMKQSLAWTNVMFRHTESNVDRLARSQELMYFCTDGSLSWSELQRLLQLYVFESMLLTTVDENGYIKGPQSNHSNPTPWDNPVEFSKHLYWRNRKIPGSAKTNDGTDEPMDNEVTVTDLQKTMIRQLGHWNFVEKHSAYVFPQVLQSASEAYRCVDTFHCSRDNATYVICHNPMSPQRSYKEFWDASLHTDVGFRNYLEYVADSISEWTRQEEEKWQMEQEKKEAERTPIQTPSEADRNRDSPVMSPISDTLEPYIREDSLKAWKIEQERLKEEEQSKKTKKEKGGKATPKVGERIDSVKENKKAPLSSKKSRDNMSKTPSSATELRDKTRDVLETPQEPANERRTDVFTGYSLNGKLVQVTGKVQSLFPCDGGQIDVESFHFTQGLTQVKVCVKKDGHQFYTNISERKKEDKLKDIDMFSKQAALGVKPDCEIEKYGSFYAVLANGIQLSCSQSSPNKTRGQTLQPTVPSAFCTDQQEQVPEVRCEPMEDSSPPPFLNLYVSLPNGLILHFDFEDSADGEPCVRSLLIRQRFYNAGSSSDLTSDFSIHTELSRVITSTGTVIKHKRDGSTEVLFADGTVSTSPDSEPVCVLVLHMPLKEAEPIKELTVDSKDTKDKKGKAESKVNIEDEQQTSIENEKTKFDVEITGGSWTTTTPSGLRVASVAGKEVEVQPILAYHATDPFNGTVVVTREDKVLSVLKKDGTVIVDHADGTRITTFYQQGELQQHLLSEEKLVRVEKADFATVIMNCERRTCDVFFGDGTSISATAHGSYKIYPSDGGVLHIDKDGGAVYASHQSKEGPERDPLGQYVMNHRADVLCHVTDPEGNYFQVNADSLITITTNGSEMRETETDLQKNAGSETHPPRLFVVHENGSASELLRAQDVEDLLQKAYCDSSIAILTDPLPDSQQSFAITLLRPCPEISTHWLSCNQDEDIIPTNLKSRKWESFPASEKKTPGPPFGTNLGCSLDLKEKPLKSSSIHIQPVLECPDVLLVRQITQHPPVTEPLRRKLQDKVKAYLEQLLQRENQWEKMQLKDLRTTEEKVHQNDLLQLVLSLPDAVDPPVEMEIRPLSADVAYLYTQAVRAAQHPHKIQEKTEEKVLFVNKKKQKSLWENRVNQNRQELQEQRRHRNALRHHIVTPYFHPELKEMSLFTDEASTTI; via the exons GCTGTAGAGGAGAATGCTCAGGTTAAAGCGGGCCTGAATTCTGCCAGCAAGGATCAGGGGGGCAAAGGAGCAGCAAAGGGGAAAAAAGCTGCTGAGCTTCCAGTTCCAACCAAAGAGACCAAACTCAAACGCAGAGGAGAAGAGGAAAATACATCCAAATACATAG ATGACGAGCCTGATGATGGGCCGAAGCACTACATCCTGATAGTGGGATTCTACCAGCCTCATCTGATCTCTGCATTGGACTCTCTGGGTATCCATGTGTCCAATGTTATAAAACTGGACTTAGAGAGAGAAGAGCAGTCAGAGGCAGAAGAGGAAACAGCAGTAGAGGAGAACCATCACTCACCTGAAGATCAGG ATGCTGAGGCTCTTAAGCAAAGAAGGCAGCAGGAGCTAGATGTGTTCTGGGAGCAGTTGGATCAAGTCTTGAACAGTGGGAATATGGGATCCAGACTCTGTGATGTGGCCAAGTTAAACTATAGCGTAAAGAGCCATTTACTGCCCCAGGACAAGGACAACGCTGAAGAAATG TTGGTGTTTGGAGCTGCTATATTTGAGGGTGTAGCGTGTCTGGTGTATGACAGCCTGGACTGGAGGAGACAGTACAGCCGTTATCTCAGCTTCATGAGGTTGATCCAGGTGCCTGTGACCTGCAGATCCATCCCGCAGCCCCGACCGCAGAGTTCCACTGAG GTTGTACAAACTCCAAGGAAGAAAGTAGTGTCAGAGGAAGACCCTGGTACAAGACA AGAGCCAGAGTCTCCTGTTCAGAACACAGAGGTTGATATGAGATTCTACTGTGACCTGCTGGACAGGATTCCTACTGAAATCACATCTGTACCTCTTGTATTGCACTGCATGCTGGAGCAG GTGGTGGCCTCAGAACAGGAAGTCAATGCAGGATCAGTTGATTCCGAGGAGCTCTTTGACAGAACAGACCAAGATCTAATCAGTTATATGCTTTCATCTGTGTTGAGCCTGCCACAGGATGAAGAAAACAAGAAG GAACTCAAGGAGGATATTGGGATGCAGAAAAGCCCAATGAATACTGATCAGACACACCCTCTCCTGCTCAATCATCATGATGAGAGAGCAAGGAGACTCCATCAGCTTCCT ATCCTGGAGGGTTTTGATGTCGTCAAAATTGAAGCAGACATCATGAAACAAAGCCTTGCGTGGACCAACGTGATGTTCAGACACACTGAGAGCAACGTTGATAGACTGGCCAGATCACAGGAGCTAATGTACTTCTGCACTGACG GGTCACTGAGCTGGTCTGAGCTACAGAGGCTTCTCCAGCTGTATGTGTTTGAGAGCATGCTTTTGACTACAGTAGATGAGAACGGCTATATTAAAGGACCTCAGTCGAACCATTCAAACCCCACACCATGGGACAACCCTGTTGAATTCAGCAAACACCTGTATTGGAGAAACAGAAAGATACCAG gatcAGCAAAAACCAATGATGGGACTGACGAACCAATG GATAATGAAGTGACTGTAACAGATCTTCAGAAGACAATGATTCGTCAGCTGGGACACTGGAACTTTGTAGAGAAGCACAGTGCTTATGTTTTCCCTCAG GTCCTTCAGTCTGCCTCTGAGGCTTATAGATGTGTGGACACATTTCATTGTAGCAGAGACAATGCCACATATGTAATCTGCCACAATCCCATGAGCCCTCAGAGGAGTTACAAAGAATTCTGGGATGCATCACTTCACACAGATGTGGGCTTCAG GAACTACTTGGAATATGTGGCAGACTCAATCAGTGAATGGACCaggcaggaagaggaaaaatggcagatggagcaggAGAAGAAAGAGGCAGAAAGAACTCCCATCCAAACCCCTTCAGAGGCTGACAGAAATAGAG ACTCTCCAGTGATGTCCCCAATCTCAGACACATTAGAACCATATATAAGAGAGGATTCTCTCAAA GCATGGAAAATTGAGCAGGAGAGATTAAAGGAGGAGGAGCAATCcaaaaagacaaagaaagaaaaaggagGAAAAGCAACACCAAAAGTAGGAGAGAGAATCGACTCTGTAAAAGAGAACAAGAAGGCTCCGCTGTCCTCAAAAAAGAGTAGAGACAACATGTCCAAAACACCCAGCTCGGCTACAGAGCTTAGAGACAAAACCAGAGATGTTCTAGAGACGCCTCAAGAACCAGCAAATGAGAGAAGAACAGAT GTATTCACAGGATACAGTTTAAATGGGAAACTGGTGCAGGTCACTGGCAAAGTTCAGTCTCTCTTTCCCTGTGACGGAGGACAAATAGATGTGGAGAGTTTTCACTTCACACAAG GATTGACACAAGTGAAAGTATGTGTGAAGAAGGATGGCCATCAGTTCTACACAAACAtttcagagagaaaaaaagaggacAAACTAAAGGATATTGACATGTTCAGTAAACAAG CTGCTCTTGGAGTCAAACCAGATTGTGAGATAGAGAAATATGGTTCTTTTTATGCTGTACTGGCCAATGGCATTCAACTCTCCTGCAGTCAGAGCAGCCCGAATAAAACAAGAGGTCAAACTCTTCAGCCCACTGTGCCCAGTGCCTTCTGTACAGACCAACAGGAACAG GTACCTGAGGTACGTTGTGAGCCGATGGAAGATTCCTCTCCTCCACCATTTCTCAATCTGTATGTATCTCTTCCCAATGGACTCATCCTGCACTTTGATTTTGAGGACTCAGCAG ATGGGGAACCTTGTGTCCGATCTCTTCTGATACGCCAGAGATTTTATAATGCAGGGTCTAGTTCAGACCTGACCTCAGACTTTAGTATACACACTGAGCTCTCCAGGGTCATCACCAGCACAGGGACTGTCATCAAACACAAGAGAGATGGCTCTACTGAG GTCCTGTTTGCAGACGGTACAGTCAGTACGAGTCCAGACTCTGAACCAGTGTGTGTGCTAGTTCTACACATGCCCTTAAAGGAGGCGGAGCCTATCAAAGAGCTGACAGTGGACTCCAAAGACACTAAAGACAAGAAGG GCAAAGCTGAATCTAAGGTAAATATAGAGGATGAGCAACAAACGTCTAtagaaaatgaaaaaacaaaattcGATGTTGAGATTACTGGAGGCTCTTGGACCACCACCACCCCCTCTGGCCTCAGAGTTGCCTCTGTGGCAGGGAAGGAAGTCGAAGTGCAGCCGATACTGGCCTATCATGCTACAGATCCCTTTAATGGGACA GTTGTGGTCACAAGAGAGGACAAAGTGTTGTCTGTGTTGAAGAAAGATGGAACTGTGATAGTAGATCACGCAGATGGAACACGTATCACCACCTTCTACCAGCAGGGGGAGCTACAACAACATTTGCTCTCAG AAGAAAAACTGGTTAGGGTGGAGAAAGCTGATTTTGCAACGGTAATAATGAACTGTGAGAGAAGAACATGTGATGTTTTTTTCGGAGATGGCACTTCAATCAGCGCTACTGCTCATGGATCATATAAA ATCTATCCCAGTGATGGTGGTGTCCTCCATATTGATAAGGATGGTGGAGCGGTGTACGCATCTCATCAGTCTAAAGAGGGACCAGAGAGAGACCCACTAGGCCAATATGTGATGAACCACAGAGCAGATGTTCTCTGTCATGTGACAGACCCTGAGGGGAACTACTTTCAA GTCAATGCAGATAGTCTGATCACTATCACGACTAATGGATCAGAAATGAGAGAGACAGAAACAGATCTTCAAAAGAATGCTGGCTCTGAAACACACCCACCCAG GTTGTTTGTGGTACATGAGAACGGTTCAGCCTCAGAGCTGCTGAGAGCTCAAGATGTGGAAGATCTCCTACAGAAAGCTTACTGTGACTCTTCTATCGCCATTCTCACTGACCCACTACCAGACTCACAAC AATCATTTGCCATCACTCTGCTAAGGCCCTGCCCAGAGATCAGCACTCATTGGCTCTCATGCAACCAAGATGAAGACATCATTCCCACCAACCTCAAATCCAGGAAATGGGAGTCATTCCCTGCATCTGAG AAGAAGACTCCAGGCCCTCCTTTCGGGACCAATCTTGGTTGTAGTCTTGATTTAAAGGAGAAACCCTTGAAGTCTAGTTCAATCCACATTCAACCGGTTTTGGAGTGCCCTGACGTGCTGCTGGTGCGTCAGATTACCCAGCATCCACCCGTCACTGAACCACTCCGCAGGAAACTACAAGACAAAGTCAAG GCATATTTGGAGCAGCTTCTACAGAGAGAGAATCAATGGGAGAAGATGCAGTTGAAGGACCTTCGGACAACAGAGGAGAAGGTTCATCAGAATGATCTACTGCAGCTTGTACTG TCCCTGCCTGATGCTGTAGATCCTCCGGTTGAAATGGAGATAAGGCCTCTGTCAG CCGATGTGGCGTATCTCTACACTCAAGCAGTGCGAGCAGCTCAACATCCCCACAAGATACAGGAAAAGACAGAAGAGAAAGTTTTGTT CGTCAATAAAAAGAAGCAAAAGTCTCTGTGGGAAAACAGGGTTAATCAGAACAG GCAAGAACTTCAGGAGCAGAGAAGACACAGAAACGCACTCAGACACCATATTGTTACTCCATACTTTCACCCTGAGCTGAAGGAAATGTCACTCTTTACTGATGAGGCTAGTACAACCATATGA